TGCTTAAAAAAGCTGCACCAAGAAATGCACTGATCGATCCAGGAATAATTAACCTCCAGAGCAGCTGTTTATCTACATTTCCAAACCGCCAATGTGATATGCCGGAAGAAGCGGTAGTGGCAATCTCAGAGATGTGGATCGACGCTGATACAACGGCTGGTGCTACTCCAAACACGAGCAGTAACGAAGAGGATGTGGCACCAAACGCCATTCCCAGTGACCCATCAATAATTTGTGCAAAAAAACCCACGATTGCAAAAATCAATAACTTCTTCACAATGAACCTCCCAAACTATTTTCTAAAACATATTATGCCCAATGTTTTTCCACTGTTATTTTTATTTCTTTGATTTTAAGTTAATAAATCCGATATGTCAACTAAGTTTTATCGTAAAAATAATACTTTCGCAGCTTAGCAAGCAAATAATACAAAAAAAGCACTCAAATTCCCGAGTGCTTCTGTAAGTAAATAAATATTTTACGAGCATGGTATTAATTTGATAGCTCGCACCAATTGTTCAAAGAATGACCTAGCCGTTCCAATTGATTCGGCAGGTTTACAACTCCTTCATGTAAAGTAAATTGAGGTACCGGTTGTGCATGTGATAAATTTAGTTTTTTCATTTAGCTGGCAAGGATAGTCAGGTACTATAGTTTCTTTTTCACAGTTCGTTCCTTGGCTTTATTTTAGGTAGAATTTATAATATAAATCTTTTTTTGCTGTTGATTGCTTCCCTTTTCCCCATCCAATTTCATTGCGATAACTTCCGACTTTACCGGAATTGATCAGTTTTTCTTGTGGGAGATCAGTAGTTTCTTCAGCGTTTGGGGCCACATAAAGTGCGCTTACAGGACAATATAGCTCACACATATAGCAGGTTTGGCAATCATCCTTACGGGAAATCACAGGTGATTCTTCTTGTCTTTTATCAAATACATTCGTTGGACATACTTTTACGCAGAGATTACAT
This window of the Bacillus gobiensis genome carries:
- a CDS encoding 4Fe-4S binding protein, with translation MIEVLLEDRCIECNLCVKVCPTNVFDKRQEESPVISRKDDCQTCYMCELYCPVSALYVAPNAEETTDLPQEKLINSGKVGSYRNEIGWGKGKQSTAKKDLYYKFYLK